The Pelmatolapia mariae isolate MD_Pm_ZW linkage group LG10_11, Pm_UMD_F_2, whole genome shotgun sequence genome includes a region encoding these proteins:
- the tcea3 gene encoding transcription elongation factor A protein 3 isoform X1 — MTREEDLIRIAKKLDKMVSRNNTEGAIDLLKELKGVNMTLKLLQETRIGMSVNGIRKHCTDEEVIALAKVLIKDWKRLLDSGRSHPEKSSETKNGLNSSKTAASPNRSPSETQSRKDSSDSKSPPPKKPALEAKKDKHRKDSCESKPGQPVKRHSADRRESTDSKTSSSPAAKKLTGERRESQSSKAPQLGPLQRKPSTDSIERKSKSEAPKTPTTPTSPMSPSFSSPGGPLSPHLATGDSIRDKCIEMLAAALRTDNDYKEFGANCESMAAEIEDHIYQEIKATDMKYKNRVRSRISNLKDPKNPGLRKNVLAGSIELRRIATMSAEEMASDELKQLRNVLTQEAIREHQMAKTGGTTTDLLQCGKCKKKNCTYNQVQTRSADEPMTTFVLCNECGNRWKFC; from the exons ATGACTCGAGAGGAAGATCTCATCCGGATTGCAAAAAAACTGGACAAGATGGTGTCTAGAAATAACACG GAGGGCGCCATTGACCTGCTGAAGGAGCTGAAAGGCGTCAATATGACTCTCAAACTTCTACAG GAAACGAGAATTGGAATGTCTGTTAATGGTATCAGGAAGCACTGCACAGATGAAGAAGTGATTGCTTTGGCAAAAGTCCTCATTAAAGACTGGAAAAGACTTCTGG ACTCTGGCCGCTCTCATCCCGAGAAATCGTCTGAGACCAAGAATGGTTTGAACTCCAGCAAAACGGCAGCTTCTCCAAATAGGTCTCCCTCGGAGACGCAGAGCAG GAAAGATTCATCAGACTCTAAATCGCCCCCTCCCAAAAAGCCCGCCTTGGAGgccaaaaaagacaaacacag AAAGGACTCCTGTGAGTCAAAGCCTGGCCAACCTGTGAAACGTCATTCAGCTGACAG ACGGGAATCGACTGACTCAAAGACGAGCAGCTCGCCAGCAGCAAAGAAGCTAACAGGAGAAAG GAGAGAGTCTCAGAGCTCTAAGGCTCCTCAGCTTGGACCTCTACAGAGGAAGCCCTCTACTGACAGCATCGAAAG aaagaGTAAATCCGAGGCTCCCAAAACTCCCACTACCCCGACCAGCCCCATGTCGCCCAGCTTCAGTTCTCCTGGGGGTCCGCTGTCCCCTCATCTGGCCACTGGAGACTCCATCAGAGACAAGTGCATTGAGATGCTGGCAGCTGCCCTGCGCACAGATA ATGATTACAAGGAATTTGGAGCTAACTGTGAGAGCATGGCAGCAGAGATTGAAGATCATATC TACCAGGAGATAAAAGCCACTGATATGAAGTATAAGAACCGAGTGAGGAGCCGCATCAGCAACTTGAAGGACCCGAAGAACCCAGGCCTTCGCAAAAATGTGCTCGCAGGAAGCATCGAGTTACGCCGCATCGCCACCATGTCTGCTGAG GAAATGGCCAGCGACGAGCTGAAACAGCTGAGGAACGTGCTCACCCAGGAGGCCATCAGGGAACACCAGATGGCTAAAACTGGTGGCACCACCACCGACCTGCTGCAGTGCGGCAAGTGCaagaagaaaaactgcaccTATAACCAG gtgCAGACACGCAGTGCTGATGAGCCAATGACCACATTTGTTCTGTGCAATGAGTGTGGCAACCGCTGGAAG TTCTGCTGA
- the tcea3 gene encoding transcription elongation factor A protein 3 isoform X2 has translation MTREEDLIRIAKKLDKMVSRNNTEGAIDLLKELKGVNMTLKLLQETRIGMSVNGIRKHCTDEEVIALAKVLIKDWKRLLDSGRSHPEKSSETKNGLNSSKTAASPNRSPSETQSRKDSCESKPGQPVKRHSADRRESTDSKTSSSPAAKKLTGERRESQSSKAPQLGPLQRKPSTDSIERKSKSEAPKTPTTPTSPMSPSFSSPGGPLSPHLATGDSIRDKCIEMLAAALRTDNDYKEFGANCESMAAEIEDHIYQEIKATDMKYKNRVRSRISNLKDPKNPGLRKNVLAGSIELRRIATMSAEEMASDELKQLRNVLTQEAIREHQMAKTGGTTTDLLQCGKCKKKNCTYNQVQTRSADEPMTTFVLCNECGNRWKFC, from the exons ATGACTCGAGAGGAAGATCTCATCCGGATTGCAAAAAAACTGGACAAGATGGTGTCTAGAAATAACACG GAGGGCGCCATTGACCTGCTGAAGGAGCTGAAAGGCGTCAATATGACTCTCAAACTTCTACAG GAAACGAGAATTGGAATGTCTGTTAATGGTATCAGGAAGCACTGCACAGATGAAGAAGTGATTGCTTTGGCAAAAGTCCTCATTAAAGACTGGAAAAGACTTCTGG ACTCTGGCCGCTCTCATCCCGAGAAATCGTCTGAGACCAAGAATGGTTTGAACTCCAGCAAAACGGCAGCTTCTCCAAATAGGTCTCCCTCGGAGACGCAGAGCAG AAAGGACTCCTGTGAGTCAAAGCCTGGCCAACCTGTGAAACGTCATTCAGCTGACAG ACGGGAATCGACTGACTCAAAGACGAGCAGCTCGCCAGCAGCAAAGAAGCTAACAGGAGAAAG GAGAGAGTCTCAGAGCTCTAAGGCTCCTCAGCTTGGACCTCTACAGAGGAAGCCCTCTACTGACAGCATCGAAAG aaagaGTAAATCCGAGGCTCCCAAAACTCCCACTACCCCGACCAGCCCCATGTCGCCCAGCTTCAGTTCTCCTGGGGGTCCGCTGTCCCCTCATCTGGCCACTGGAGACTCCATCAGAGACAAGTGCATTGAGATGCTGGCAGCTGCCCTGCGCACAGATA ATGATTACAAGGAATTTGGAGCTAACTGTGAGAGCATGGCAGCAGAGATTGAAGATCATATC TACCAGGAGATAAAAGCCACTGATATGAAGTATAAGAACCGAGTGAGGAGCCGCATCAGCAACTTGAAGGACCCGAAGAACCCAGGCCTTCGCAAAAATGTGCTCGCAGGAAGCATCGAGTTACGCCGCATCGCCACCATGTCTGCTGAG GAAATGGCCAGCGACGAGCTGAAACAGCTGAGGAACGTGCTCACCCAGGAGGCCATCAGGGAACACCAGATGGCTAAAACTGGTGGCACCACCACCGACCTGCTGCAGTGCGGCAAGTGCaagaagaaaaactgcaccTATAACCAG gtgCAGACACGCAGTGCTGATGAGCCAATGACCACATTTGTTCTGTGCAATGAGTGTGGCAACCGCTGGAAG TTCTGCTGA
- the tcea3 gene encoding transcription elongation factor A protein 3 isoform X3 has translation MSRKDGKDSSSRPPRPHAPRPPSPPTKRPPVEVKKERKVPLDPNAPIAPLPLHLHPPPPLRKDSSDSKSPPPKKPALEAKKDKHRKDSCESKPGQPVKRHSADRRESTDSKTSSSPAAKKLTGERRESQSSKAPQLGPLQRKPSTDSIERKSKSEAPKTPTTPTSPMSPSFSSPGGPLSPHLATGDSIRDKCIEMLAAALRTDNDYKEFGANCESMAAEIEDHIYQEIKATDMKYKNRVRSRISNLKDPKNPGLRKNVLAGSIELRRIATMSAEEMASDELKQLRNVLTQEAIREHQMAKTGGTTTDLLQCGKCKKKNCTYNQVQTRSADEPMTTFVLCNECGNRWKFC, from the exons ATGTCCAGGAAGGATGGCAAAGACTCTTCCTCCCGACCTCCTCGCCCTCACGCTCCCCGACCTCCTTCTCCACCGACTAAACGACCTCCCGTGGAAGTAAAGAAGGAGAG GAAAGTTCCGTTGGATCCAAACGCTCCGattgctcctcttcctcttcacctacatcctcctcctcccttaAG GAAAGATTCATCAGACTCTAAATCGCCCCCTCCCAAAAAGCCCGCCTTGGAGgccaaaaaagacaaacacag AAAGGACTCCTGTGAGTCAAAGCCTGGCCAACCTGTGAAACGTCATTCAGCTGACAG ACGGGAATCGACTGACTCAAAGACGAGCAGCTCGCCAGCAGCAAAGAAGCTAACAGGAGAAAG GAGAGAGTCTCAGAGCTCTAAGGCTCCTCAGCTTGGACCTCTACAGAGGAAGCCCTCTACTGACAGCATCGAAAG aaagaGTAAATCCGAGGCTCCCAAAACTCCCACTACCCCGACCAGCCCCATGTCGCCCAGCTTCAGTTCTCCTGGGGGTCCGCTGTCCCCTCATCTGGCCACTGGAGACTCCATCAGAGACAAGTGCATTGAGATGCTGGCAGCTGCCCTGCGCACAGATA ATGATTACAAGGAATTTGGAGCTAACTGTGAGAGCATGGCAGCAGAGATTGAAGATCATATC TACCAGGAGATAAAAGCCACTGATATGAAGTATAAGAACCGAGTGAGGAGCCGCATCAGCAACTTGAAGGACCCGAAGAACCCAGGCCTTCGCAAAAATGTGCTCGCAGGAAGCATCGAGTTACGCCGCATCGCCACCATGTCTGCTGAG GAAATGGCCAGCGACGAGCTGAAACAGCTGAGGAACGTGCTCACCCAGGAGGCCATCAGGGAACACCAGATGGCTAAAACTGGTGGCACCACCACCGACCTGCTGCAGTGCGGCAAGTGCaagaagaaaaactgcaccTATAACCAG gtgCAGACACGCAGTGCTGATGAGCCAATGACCACATTTGTTCTGTGCAATGAGTGTGGCAACCGCTGGAAG TTCTGCTGA
- the tcea3 gene encoding transcription elongation factor A protein 3 isoform X5, with protein MKHWCSVLVPKLCSFCRKDSVDTKMSRKHSDETKRERKDSSDSKSPPPKKPALEAKKDKHRKDSCESKPGQPVKRHSADRRESTDSKTSSSPAAKKLTGERRESQSSKAPQLGPLQRKPSTDSIERKSKSEAPKTPTTPTSPMSPSFSSPGGPLSPHLATGDSIRDKCIEMLAAALRTDNDYKEFGANCESMAAEIEDHIYQEIKATDMKYKNRVRSRISNLKDPKNPGLRKNVLAGSIELRRIATMSAEEMASDELKQLRNVLTQEAIREHQMAKTGGTTTDLLQCGKCKKKNCTYNQVQTRSADEPMTTFVLCNECGNRWKFC; from the exons ATGAAACACTGGTGTTCAGTGTTGGTACCAAAGTTGTGTTCTTTTTGCAGGAAAGACTCAGTGGATACTAAAATGTCTAGAAAACattcagatgaaaccaaaagaGAAAG GAAAGATTCATCAGACTCTAAATCGCCCCCTCCCAAAAAGCCCGCCTTGGAGgccaaaaaagacaaacacag AAAGGACTCCTGTGAGTCAAAGCCTGGCCAACCTGTGAAACGTCATTCAGCTGACAG ACGGGAATCGACTGACTCAAAGACGAGCAGCTCGCCAGCAGCAAAGAAGCTAACAGGAGAAAG GAGAGAGTCTCAGAGCTCTAAGGCTCCTCAGCTTGGACCTCTACAGAGGAAGCCCTCTACTGACAGCATCGAAAG aaagaGTAAATCCGAGGCTCCCAAAACTCCCACTACCCCGACCAGCCCCATGTCGCCCAGCTTCAGTTCTCCTGGGGGTCCGCTGTCCCCTCATCTGGCCACTGGAGACTCCATCAGAGACAAGTGCATTGAGATGCTGGCAGCTGCCCTGCGCACAGATA ATGATTACAAGGAATTTGGAGCTAACTGTGAGAGCATGGCAGCAGAGATTGAAGATCATATC TACCAGGAGATAAAAGCCACTGATATGAAGTATAAGAACCGAGTGAGGAGCCGCATCAGCAACTTGAAGGACCCGAAGAACCCAGGCCTTCGCAAAAATGTGCTCGCAGGAAGCATCGAGTTACGCCGCATCGCCACCATGTCTGCTGAG GAAATGGCCAGCGACGAGCTGAAACAGCTGAGGAACGTGCTCACCCAGGAGGCCATCAGGGAACACCAGATGGCTAAAACTGGTGGCACCACCACCGACCTGCTGCAGTGCGGCAAGTGCaagaagaaaaactgcaccTATAACCAG gtgCAGACACGCAGTGCTGATGAGCCAATGACCACATTTGTTCTGTGCAATGAGTGTGGCAACCGCTGGAAG TTCTGCTGA
- the tcea3 gene encoding transcription elongation factor A protein 3 isoform X6, whose protein sequence is MSRKDGKDSSSRPPRPHAPRPPSPPTKRPPVEVKKERKVPLDPNAPIAPLPLHLHPPPPLRKDSCESKPGQPVKRHSADRRESTDSKTSSSPAAKKLTGERRESQSSKAPQLGPLQRKPSTDSIERKSKSEAPKTPTTPTSPMSPSFSSPGGPLSPHLATGDSIRDKCIEMLAAALRTDNDYKEFGANCESMAAEIEDHIYQEIKATDMKYKNRVRSRISNLKDPKNPGLRKNVLAGSIELRRIATMSAEEMASDELKQLRNVLTQEAIREHQMAKTGGTTTDLLQCGKCKKKNCTYNQVQTRSADEPMTTFVLCNECGNRWKFC, encoded by the exons ATGTCCAGGAAGGATGGCAAAGACTCTTCCTCCCGACCTCCTCGCCCTCACGCTCCCCGACCTCCTTCTCCACCGACTAAACGACCTCCCGTGGAAGTAAAGAAGGAGAG GAAAGTTCCGTTGGATCCAAACGCTCCGattgctcctcttcctcttcacctacatcctcctcctcccttaAG AAAGGACTCCTGTGAGTCAAAGCCTGGCCAACCTGTGAAACGTCATTCAGCTGACAG ACGGGAATCGACTGACTCAAAGACGAGCAGCTCGCCAGCAGCAAAGAAGCTAACAGGAGAAAG GAGAGAGTCTCAGAGCTCTAAGGCTCCTCAGCTTGGACCTCTACAGAGGAAGCCCTCTACTGACAGCATCGAAAG aaagaGTAAATCCGAGGCTCCCAAAACTCCCACTACCCCGACCAGCCCCATGTCGCCCAGCTTCAGTTCTCCTGGGGGTCCGCTGTCCCCTCATCTGGCCACTGGAGACTCCATCAGAGACAAGTGCATTGAGATGCTGGCAGCTGCCCTGCGCACAGATA ATGATTACAAGGAATTTGGAGCTAACTGTGAGAGCATGGCAGCAGAGATTGAAGATCATATC TACCAGGAGATAAAAGCCACTGATATGAAGTATAAGAACCGAGTGAGGAGCCGCATCAGCAACTTGAAGGACCCGAAGAACCCAGGCCTTCGCAAAAATGTGCTCGCAGGAAGCATCGAGTTACGCCGCATCGCCACCATGTCTGCTGAG GAAATGGCCAGCGACGAGCTGAAACAGCTGAGGAACGTGCTCACCCAGGAGGCCATCAGGGAACACCAGATGGCTAAAACTGGTGGCACCACCACCGACCTGCTGCAGTGCGGCAAGTGCaagaagaaaaactgcaccTATAACCAG gtgCAGACACGCAGTGCTGATGAGCCAATGACCACATTTGTTCTGTGCAATGAGTGTGGCAACCGCTGGAAG TTCTGCTGA
- the tcea3 gene encoding transcription elongation factor A protein 3 isoform X4 yields the protein MTREEDLIRIAKKLDKMVSRNNTEGAIDLLKELKGVNMTLKLLQETRIGMSVNGIRKHCTDEEVIALAKVLIKDWKRLLDSGRSHPEKSSETKNGLNSSKTAASPNRSPSETQSSHGEQEVKLKQDSNHDIKHANTIRKDKHNDGHKIKKRHADDLMEEKHLEDLGNAKHLQEIRKEKQAPPENPKVEVDNKKPKPVQDPRGEKHKSESRRGRPLEEPKKTRHVEELKKEKNPTELKKYSSADEMRKDKQREENNHERLTSTPQRERPLSEPQRERPLSEPQRERPTDPHKPLFERRGVLDSSVLYPTRFPSPPRPARPPPPIKRPAMDFMKDRFGLSCCLSCRARGCC from the exons ATGACTCGAGAGGAAGATCTCATCCGGATTGCAAAAAAACTGGACAAGATGGTGTCTAGAAATAACACG GAGGGCGCCATTGACCTGCTGAAGGAGCTGAAAGGCGTCAATATGACTCTCAAACTTCTACAG GAAACGAGAATTGGAATGTCTGTTAATGGTATCAGGAAGCACTGCACAGATGAAGAAGTGATTGCTTTGGCAAAAGTCCTCATTAAAGACTGGAAAAGACTTCTGG ACTCTGGCCGCTCTCATCCCGAGAAATCGTCTGAGACCAAGAATGGTTTGAACTCCAGCAAAACGGCAGCTTCTCCAAATAGGTCTCCCTCGGAGACGCAGAGCAG tCACGGCGAGCAGGAAGTCAAACTAAAACAAGACTCCAATCATGACATAAAACACGCTAATACAATcaggaaagacaaacacaaTGATGGCCATAAAATCAAAAAGAGACATGCTGACGACCTCATGGAAGAAAAGCACCTGGAGGACCTTGGAAATGCAAAACATCTGCAGGAAATCAGGAAAGAGAAACAAGCACCCCCAGAAAATCCCAAAGTGGAGGTCGATAACAAGAAGCCGAAGCCTGTGCAAGACCCACGGGGTGAGAAGCACAAGTCGGAGTCGAGAAGAGGGAGACCATTAGAGGAACCAAAAAAGACGAGGCACGTGGAAGAgctcaaaaaagagaaaaaccccACGGAGCTCAAGAAGTACAGCTCTGCAGATGAAATGAGGAAGGAcaaacagagagaagaaaacaaCCACGAAAGGCTCACCAGCACAcctcagagagagagacctCTGAGCGAGcctcagagagagagacctCTGAGCGAGcctcagagagagagacccaCTGACCCCCACAAGCCCTTGTTTGAAAG GAGAGGTGTGCTGGACAGCAGTGTGCTCTATCCCACCCGATTCCCCTCTCCTCCTCGACCCGCTCGGCCTCCTCCTCCCATCAAACGCCCCGCCATGGATTTTATGAAAGACAGGTTTGGACTCTCGTGCTGCCTGAGCTGTAGAGCACGCGGTTGCTGCTAA